The following proteins are co-located in the Pyxidicoccus trucidator genome:
- a CDS encoding uroporphyrinogen-III synthase, which yields MVTRPRERAEELCFLLEDEGAEVLSVPLLELRPPEDPRPLASAAEHIQRYKWVVFASPSSVEALMEALREAGTAHRLHRVKVAAVGPRTARTAEAFGLEVSAEPEEGTGEALFQLIKDTLQVGDEVLLPAAEEGRRELEDGLRDVGVLVTRVTAYRSTPAPMPPEALALLESTPPDVALFASPRTAEAFLEAAGRERLGTARVVAIGPTTAAALERLGMPAAAVAERPTMESLVDATVRAVRG from the coding sequence TTGGTGACGCGCCCGCGTGAGCGGGCCGAAGAGCTGTGCTTCCTCCTGGAGGACGAGGGCGCGGAGGTGCTCAGCGTCCCCCTCCTGGAGCTGCGTCCGCCGGAGGACCCGCGTCCGCTGGCGTCCGCGGCCGAGCACATCCAGCGGTACAAGTGGGTGGTGTTCGCCAGCCCGTCCTCGGTGGAGGCGCTGATGGAGGCGCTGCGCGAGGCCGGCACCGCGCACCGGCTGCACCGCGTGAAGGTGGCCGCCGTGGGCCCCCGCACCGCGCGCACCGCCGAGGCCTTCGGCCTGGAGGTCTCCGCGGAGCCGGAGGAGGGCACGGGCGAGGCGCTCTTCCAGCTCATCAAGGACACACTCCAGGTGGGCGACGAGGTGCTCCTGCCCGCCGCCGAGGAGGGCCGGCGCGAGCTGGAGGACGGGTTGCGGGACGTGGGCGTGCTCGTCACCCGGGTGACGGCCTACCGCTCCACGCCCGCGCCGATGCCGCCGGAGGCGCTGGCCCTGCTGGAGTCCACGCCTCCGGACGTGGCGCTCTTCGCCTCGCCGCGCACCGCCGAGGCCTTCCTGGAGGCGGCGGGCCGCGAGCGCCTGGGCACCGCGCGCGTGGTGGCCATCGGCCCCACCACGGCGGCGGCCCTGGAGCGCCTGGGCATGCCCGCGGCCGCCGTCGCGGAGCGCCCCACCATGGAGTCGCTGGTGGATGCCACCGTCCGGGCGGTTCGCGGCTAA
- the hemC gene encoding hydroxymethylbilane synthase, with the protein MKAVRIATRQSPLALWQARHVGALLAARHPGLEVSLVEMTTEGDRFLSAPLSAVGGKGLFVKEIEQALIDGRADLAVHSLKDMTSVLPEGLMLAALPTREDPRDAFCGTSGLTLDTLPQGARVGTSSLRRSCILRSGRPDLEVVSLRGNVQTRLAKTRELGLAGAVLAYAGLKRLGLDGVITQVLPTEVSLPAVGQGVLAIQCRTDDVAVRGLLAPLDDATTRIAVTAERALLAKLEGGCTVPLAGHATVSEGTVYLRGLVGRPDGTHVVRGEVRGPVASAHALGEVLADDLLSRGAADILRDFARRAEARES; encoded by the coding sequence ATGAAGGCCGTGCGCATCGCCACCCGTCAGAGTCCGCTGGCGCTCTGGCAGGCCCGCCACGTGGGCGCGCTGCTGGCCGCCCGGCACCCGGGGCTCGAGGTGTCCCTGGTGGAGATGACCACCGAGGGCGACCGCTTCCTGTCCGCGCCACTGTCCGCCGTCGGGGGCAAGGGGCTGTTCGTGAAGGAAATCGAGCAGGCCCTGATTGACGGCCGCGCCGACCTGGCCGTGCACAGCCTGAAGGACATGACGTCCGTGCTGCCCGAGGGGCTGATGCTCGCGGCGCTGCCGACGCGCGAAGACCCGCGCGACGCCTTCTGTGGCACCTCCGGGCTGACGCTGGACACGCTGCCTCAGGGCGCGCGCGTGGGCACGTCGTCGCTGCGTCGCAGCTGCATCCTGCGCTCGGGGCGGCCGGACCTGGAGGTCGTCAGCCTGCGCGGCAACGTGCAGACGCGGCTGGCGAAGACGCGCGAGCTGGGGTTGGCGGGCGCGGTGCTGGCGTACGCCGGCCTGAAGCGGCTGGGCCTGGACGGCGTCATCACCCAGGTGCTGCCCACCGAGGTGAGCCTGCCCGCGGTGGGGCAGGGGGTGCTGGCCATCCAATGCCGCACGGACGACGTGGCAGTGCGCGGACTGCTGGCGCCACTGGACGACGCCACCACTCGCATCGCCGTGACGGCCGAGCGCGCGCTGCTGGCGAAGCTGGAGGGCGGCTGCACCGTGCCGCTGGCCGGCCATGCCACCGTGTCCGAGGGCACCGTGTACCTGCGCGGGCTGGTGGGCCGTCCGGACGGCACCCACGTGGTGCGCGGCGAGGTGCGCGGCCCGGTGGCGAGCGCCCACGCGCTGGGTGAAGTCCTGGCGGACGACCTGCTGTCACGTGGCGCGGCGGACATCCTGCGAGATTTCGCTCGCCGCGCGGAGGCCCGGGAGTCCTAG
- the hemA gene encoding glutamyl-tRNA reductase has protein sequence MELICIGLSHRTAPLAVRERLALTESRQVEVVQRLAQAPVEALWVSTCNRVEVYLSAPDAALARQRVVSELQSLGGPEALEHLYEHQGENALVHLFRVAGSLDSMVLGEAQILGQVKDAFERGQGAGAVRGELTRACAAAFSCAKRVRTETAIGRASTSMAAAAVQLASKVFDGLNGKTVLVVGAGEMGELAARHLKGAGATKLLITNRTLARAEGLAAEVGGTARPFEELFALLAAADVVVCSTASPVPLFTKENVGAVGKARRHRPLFMVDLAVPRDIDPGVGTLNWVHAYDVDDIQKFVADNAAARAEEAQKAGVLVAQEVARFVKERALREGTPVLARLRQRAEAIARAEVERTLGALGDGLNDKQRKSIEAMGRAIVNKLLHEPTSRLRAVGPEGEGNRLAGAAAELFGLLEGEVEEASAPSATPLPAAAQAATGAKR, from the coding sequence ATGGAGCTCATCTGCATCGGCCTGTCCCACCGGACGGCGCCCCTGGCGGTTCGTGAGCGGCTGGCCCTGACCGAGTCCCGGCAGGTGGAGGTGGTCCAGCGGCTGGCGCAGGCGCCCGTCGAGGCGCTCTGGGTGTCCACCTGCAACCGCGTGGAGGTGTACCTCTCCGCGCCGGACGCCGCCCTGGCGCGGCAGCGCGTGGTGTCGGAGCTGCAGTCGCTGGGCGGCCCCGAGGCGCTGGAGCACCTGTACGAGCACCAGGGGGAGAACGCGCTGGTGCACCTGTTCCGCGTGGCGGGCAGCCTGGACTCCATGGTGCTGGGCGAGGCGCAAATCCTGGGGCAGGTGAAGGACGCCTTCGAGCGGGGCCAGGGCGCGGGCGCGGTGCGTGGCGAGCTGACGCGCGCGTGCGCGGCGGCCTTCAGCTGCGCCAAGCGGGTGCGCACGGAGACGGCCATCGGCCGCGCGTCCACGTCCATGGCGGCGGCGGCGGTGCAACTGGCGAGCAAGGTGTTCGACGGCCTGAATGGCAAGACGGTGCTGGTGGTGGGCGCGGGGGAGATGGGCGAGCTGGCGGCGCGTCACCTGAAGGGCGCGGGCGCCACGAAGCTGCTCATCACCAACCGCACCCTGGCGCGCGCCGAAGGGCTGGCCGCCGAGGTGGGCGGCACGGCGCGCCCCTTCGAGGAGCTGTTCGCGCTGCTGGCCGCCGCGGACGTGGTGGTGTGCAGCACGGCGTCGCCGGTGCCCCTCTTCACGAAGGAGAACGTCGGCGCGGTGGGCAAGGCCCGCAGGCACCGGCCGCTGTTCATGGTGGACCTGGCCGTGCCGCGAGACATCGACCCGGGCGTGGGCACGCTGAACTGGGTGCACGCCTACGACGTGGACGACATCCAGAAGTTCGTCGCGGACAACGCCGCCGCGCGCGCCGAGGAGGCGCAGAAGGCGGGCGTGCTGGTGGCGCAGGAGGTGGCCCGCTTCGTCAAGGAGCGCGCCCTGCGCGAGGGCACGCCGGTGCTGGCCCGCCTGCGCCAGCGCGCCGAGGCCATTGCCCGCGCCGAGGTGGAGCGCACGCTGGGCGCCCTGGGCGACGGACTCAACGACAAGCAACGCAAGAGCATCGAGGCCATGGGCCGAGCCATCGTCAACAAGCTGCTGCATGAGCCCACCTCGCGCCTGCGCGCCGTGGGCCCGGAGGGCGAGGGCAACCGCCTGGCCGGCGCCGCCGCCGAGCTGTTCGGCCTGCTGGAGGGCGAGGTGGAAGAGGCCTCCGCCCCGTCCGCCACCCCGCTGCCCGCCGCCGCTCAGGCCGCCACGGGGGCCAAGCGATGA
- a CDS encoding cytochrome C assembly family protein: MSHTLVSLACHAYGIAAVLYLAYLVRQTEALATVGRVLVGGGLALHGVALFELLGVQEGRPVGLAQGFSALAFLLLAIFLALDVRYRRPVIGAFLTPLAVTVLIPGLLLQGGQAPLPPGVRQPLLPLHITLALLGLAAFAIAAGVGVMYILMERQVKAKRFGLLFSRLPSLEFLDTLNRRLVVWGFIALSVTLATGAFFVTTAPGLGWNWDGKVIATLVAWAVFAALVNARIFAGWRGRRVALLTMAGFCLVLVSFLSSYDLAAPTAAAMRLP, translated from the coding sequence ATGAGCCATACGCTCGTCTCACTCGCCTGCCACGCCTATGGCATCGCCGCCGTGCTCTACCTTGCCTACCTCGTCCGACAGACCGAGGCCCTGGCCACGGTGGGCCGCGTGCTGGTGGGGGGTGGCCTTGCGCTGCACGGCGTGGCCCTCTTCGAGCTGCTGGGCGTCCAGGAAGGGCGCCCCGTGGGCCTCGCCCAGGGCTTCTCCGCGCTGGCCTTCCTGCTGCTGGCCATCTTCCTGGCGCTGGATGTGCGCTACCGCCGGCCCGTCATCGGCGCCTTCCTCACCCCGCTGGCGGTGACGGTGCTGATACCGGGCCTGCTGCTGCAGGGCGGTCAGGCGCCGCTGCCCCCGGGAGTGCGCCAGCCGCTGCTGCCGCTGCACATCACCCTCGCGCTGCTGGGGCTGGCGGCGTTCGCCATCGCCGCGGGGGTGGGCGTCATGTACATCCTCATGGAGCGGCAGGTGAAGGCCAAGCGCTTCGGCCTGCTCTTCTCGCGCCTGCCCTCGCTGGAGTTCCTGGACACCCTCAACCGGCGGTTGGTGGTGTGGGGCTTCATCGCGCTGTCGGTGACGCTGGCCACCGGGGCCTTCTTCGTCACCACCGCTCCGGGCCTGGGCTGGAACTGGGACGGCAAGGTGATTGCCACGCTGGTGGCGTGGGCCGTCTTCGCCGCGCTGGTGAATGCGCGCATCTTCGCCGGGTGGCGCGGGCGCCGGGTGGCGCTGCTCACCATGGCCGGCTTCTGCCTGGTGCTGGTGTCCTTCCTCTCCTCCTACGACCTGGCGGCGCCGACGGCCGCGGCGATGAGGTTGCCCTGA